A window of Tautonia plasticadhaerens contains these coding sequences:
- a CDS encoding GP88 family protein has product MHRLATTKSPSRRNSPEPPAKDQADTLRKPVSPPEPKPRPENRRNTRSRSFFAAEQPFKVYPDRDDEEYQSLCRQVAEHGLLRPLVCTPEGHILSGHRRRRALEHLGSTDYPVEIVVGLSEEQKWARVHLENRHRSLSTAEKQQLGRAELLRNPNLSDRSIADLVGTCKETIANYRRALEASGEVPRTDHRVARNGQVHPATKPRRLPVYHTRLNHAPRHADTLSRIDPEKLPASKIILTNRDVVRAAHQERREALANSPLVRQPADARVYNCDFRSLAVRAKLQPGQVNLVWTDFPWSSEWLKKNGEAVVDFAIEYLAEDGAFATYYGNCPWLPELMAVLGKSLHYRGMLINLNQSQKKDQFFITKIARKSRQIFVWSKSPGWTFDPNDLGFTTDVYTGDPAEKEAHDWAQPVGESVHWLARLSRPGDLIVDLCAGTGTGGVAVRRLGEGRLWVGSEVEEKTFRIARSKIAAGLPDGVPMAVARTPRRPPSPALVQMPDGSTHRLETLLSNANYKQVKGQGYLSMGLTLTPRDSGGSGLHLCRHATAGCGAACFAGWDRLNWPNAKRAMIARTLLLARDPDHFRAMVAYELQQAQQQADERGVPLVCRLNVVSDVPWEREWPELFAEYPRVRFMDYTKHVDRVLATDRPANYHLTFSRSEQNEADCRRVLEAGRNVVVVFRRKPIPETYWGYPVIDGDKDDLRFLDPSPAIVGVVAKGAGARRDKTGFVVDL; this is encoded by the coding sequence ATGCACCGGCTCGCCACGACCAAGAGCCCCTCTCGCCGGAACTCCCCCGAGCCGCCCGCCAAGGACCAGGCCGACACGCTCCGGAAGCCGGTTTCGCCGCCCGAACCGAAGCCCAGGCCGGAGAACCGGCGGAACACGAGGTCGAGGTCATTCTTCGCCGCTGAGCAGCCGTTCAAGGTGTACCCCGACCGGGACGACGAGGAGTACCAGTCGCTCTGCCGGCAGGTCGCCGAGCACGGCCTGCTCCGACCGCTCGTCTGTACCCCCGAGGGCCACATCCTCAGCGGCCACCGCCGTCGACGAGCGCTGGAGCACCTGGGCTCCACCGACTACCCCGTGGAAATCGTCGTCGGCCTGAGCGAGGAACAGAAGTGGGCCAGGGTTCACCTCGAAAATCGCCACCGATCCCTGAGTACCGCCGAGAAGCAGCAGTTGGGCCGGGCCGAACTGCTCCGCAACCCCAACCTCTCCGACCGATCTATCGCCGATCTGGTGGGTACCTGCAAGGAGACGATCGCAAACTACCGCCGGGCGCTGGAGGCGTCGGGGGAGGTACCACGGACCGACCATCGGGTCGCGCGCAACGGCCAGGTCCATCCGGCGACCAAGCCCCGCCGGCTGCCGGTGTACCACACGAGGCTCAATCACGCCCCCCGCCACGCCGACACCCTGAGCCGAATCGACCCGGAGAAGCTGCCGGCCAGCAAGATCATCTTAACCAACCGGGATGTCGTCAGGGCGGCCCACCAGGAGCGGCGGGAGGCGCTGGCCAATTCCCCGTTGGTACGCCAGCCGGCCGATGCCCGGGTTTACAACTGCGACTTTCGAAGCCTTGCCGTACGGGCGAAACTGCAACCCGGTCAGGTCAACCTCGTCTGGACCGACTTCCCGTGGTCGTCGGAATGGCTCAAGAAGAACGGCGAGGCGGTGGTGGATTTCGCCATCGAGTACCTCGCCGAGGACGGGGCCTTCGCCACGTACTATGGGAACTGCCCCTGGCTGCCGGAGTTGATGGCGGTCCTCGGCAAGTCGTTGCACTACCGAGGCATGTTGATCAATTTGAACCAGTCCCAGAAGAAGGACCAGTTCTTCATCACGAAGATAGCTCGAAAGTCACGCCAGATTTTTGTGTGGAGCAAGTCACCGGGCTGGACGTTCGACCCGAACGACCTCGGCTTCACGACAGATGTATATACGGGCGATCCCGCCGAGAAGGAGGCCCACGACTGGGCCCAGCCGGTCGGCGAGAGCGTCCACTGGCTCGCCAGGCTCTCCCGGCCCGGCGACCTGATCGTAGACCTGTGCGCGGGAACTGGTACCGGCGGCGTGGCCGTGCGGCGCCTGGGTGAGGGACGGCTGTGGGTCGGATCGGAGGTCGAAGAGAAGACGTTCCGGATTGCCAGAAGCAAGATCGCCGCCGGTTTGCCCGACGGGGTACCGATGGCCGTGGCCCGTACCCCCCGGAGGCCGCCGTCCCCGGCACTGGTGCAGATGCCCGACGGATCAACCCACCGCCTGGAAACCTTGCTCAGCAACGCGAACTACAAGCAGGTCAAGGGCCAAGGGTATCTCTCGATGGGGTTGACGCTGACGCCGCGCGACAGCGGCGGCTCGGGCCTGCACCTCTGCCGCCATGCCACGGCGGGCTGCGGGGCGGCCTGTTTTGCGGGCTGGGATCGCTTGAACTGGCCCAACGCAAAGCGGGCGATGATCGCCAGGACCCTGCTGCTTGCCCGGGACCCGGACCACTTCCGGGCGATGGTCGCCTACGAACTCCAGCAGGCCCAGCAGCAGGCGGATGAGCGGGGGGTGCCCCTCGTGTGCCGGCTGAACGTCGTCAGCGACGTACCCTGGGAGCGGGAATGGCCCGAGTTGTTCGCCGAGTACCCCCGGGTCCGATTCATGGACTATACCAAGCATGTTGATCGCGTACTGGCCACCGACCGCCCGGCCAACTACCACCTGACGTTCTCCAGGTCCGAGCAGAACGAGGCGGATTGCCGTCGGGTCCTGGAGGCCGGCCGCAACGTCGTGGTCGTGTTCCGCCGGAAGCCGATCCCGGAGACGTACTGGGGGTACCCGGTGATCGACGGGGACAAGGATGACCTGAGATTCCTCGACCCGAGCCCCGCCATCGTCGGCGTGGTGGCCAAGGGCGCCGGAGCCCGGCGGGACAAGACGGGGTTCGTGGTCGATCTCTAA